A DNA window from Arachis duranensis cultivar V14167 chromosome 3, aradu.V14167.gnm2.J7QH, whole genome shotgun sequence contains the following coding sequences:
- the LOC107478532 gene encoding two-component response regulator ARR12 isoform X1 — MTVEDQIDRFPVGMRVLAVDDDPTCLKVLENLLRKCQYQVTTTNQAIEALRMLRENRNKFDLVISDVNMPDMDGFKLLELVGLEMDLPVIMLSGHSDTKLVMKGVTHGAVDYLLKPVRIEELKNIWQHVVRRKNFDPRDQNKGSNDKRGPNAAGEGNQSIISEDGSDQNKNLGKKRKDQTEEEEDDGEDNGEDNDDPSSQKKPRVVWSVELHRKFVAAVNQLGLDKAVPKKILDLMNVEGLTRENVASHLQKYRLYLKKATQQASMVAALGNTESYLRIGSIDAYAEFCTSSGPGKIPNPALQSYASSGIFGRLNSPANLSMRGISASTLIQPPVQPQNLNSTLSPLGNIQASIFPANQTSSLLQGIPTSIELNQSKQNNCTTGITQVNQVSCSGFTAASGFRDRRLTVGTASNALPSAACNSPQTHNSGAFRNQPPVRPASLGTDSFDAGICGPSNMLDYNRCNKNWQNAEQLSKLPANPLPLCEPFNNDPLPPTGINVANTSTRIGNSPVDYSSRVAISVPLEDTRNELQRQEGLIENIVQPSSYTTPSQRWEEHKLEYSQNMSRPFNSVNSHVSSSRVTSSLGHNLNQTNAACSNSVDASFVGQLSGAPPSIIQCTNVDTRLKSNDAYMLELMKSRDGFIQNNFGTLDDIMVPMVKRFLMQEQNEPTFIDGEMGFEAYPVGSCI; from the exons ATGACCGTGGAGGACCAAATTGACCGGTTCCCCGTGGGTATGCGTGTTCTCGCTGTGGATGATGACCCAACTTGCCTCAAAGTCTTGGAGAATCTCCTTCGCAAATGCCAATACCAAG ttACTACAACTAATCAAGCAATTGAGGCGCTGAGAATGTTGAGGGAAAACAGGAACAAGTTTGACCTCGTCATTAGCGATGTGAATATGCCTGACATGGATGGATTTAAGCTCCTTGAGTTGGTGGGGCTTGAAATGGACTTACCTGTGATCA TGTTGTCTGGACACAGTGACACAAAGCTGGTGATGAAGGGTGTTACACATGGTGCAGTTGACTATTTGCTGAAACCTGTTCGGATTGAAGAGCTGAAGAACATTTGGCAACATGTTGTCCGAAGGAAGAACTTTGATCCCAGGGATCAGAATAAGGGTTCCAATGACAAAAGGGGTCCCAATGCTGCTGGGGAAGGTAATCAAAGTATTATATCAGAAGACGGCAGTGACCAGAATAAAAATCTTGGCAAAAAACGAAAGGACCAgactgaagaagaggaagatgatggTGAAGACAATGGAGAGGATAATGATGATCCTTCATCACAAAAGAAGCCTCGTGTTGTTTGGTCTGTCGAGCTTCATAGAAAATTTGTTGCAGCAGTTAATCAACTTGGCCTTGATA AGGCTGTCCCTAAGAAAATACTTGATCTGATGAATGTTGAAGGACTTACTAGGGAAAATGTGGCAAGCCATCTGCAG aAATATAGGCTCTACCTGAAAAAGGCAACCCAGCAAGCTAGCATGGTTGCTGCATTGGGTAATACCGAATCATACCTGAGGATCGGTTCAATAGATGCATATGCAGAGTTTTGCACCTCTTCTGGTCCAGGAAAGATTCCAAACCCTGCATTGCAATCATATGCCTCGAGTGGTATTTTTGGCAGGCTGAATTCCCCAGCTAACTTGAGCATGAGAGGCATTAGTGCTTCCACTCTAATTCAGCCTCCTGTTCAGCCTCAAAACCTGAACAGCACCTTGAGCCCTCTGGGTAACATTCAGGCATCAATATTTCCGGCAAATCAAACCTCAAGTTTATTGCAAGGAATTCCAACAtcaattgagcttaatcagtcTAAGCAAAACAACTGTACAACAGGTATAACACAAGTAAATCAAGTTAGTTGTAGTGGATTTACTGCTGCCTCTGGCTTCCGTGACCGTAGGCTTACAGTTGGTACAGCAAGCAATGCTCTACCTTCAGCCGCCTGTAATTCACCACAAACACATAATTCAGGAGCATTTAGAAATCAGCCTCCTGTTAGACCGGCTTCTTTAGGCACGGATTCCTTTGATGCTGGAATTTGTGGGCCTTCTAATATGTTGGATTATAATCGGTGTAACAAAAACTGGCAGAATGCAGAACAGTTGTCTAAACTTCCTGCCAATCCCTTGCCACTGTGTGAGCCGTTCAATAATGATCCACTCCCTCCCACTGGCATAAATGTTGCCAACACAAGTACTCGTATTGGTAACAGTCCTGTTGATTATTCATCCAGAGTCGCGATTTCTGTTCCTTTGGAGGATACAAGAAATGAGCTGCAGCGCCAAGAAGGCTTAATTGAAAATATTGTACAGCCTTCAAGTTATACAACACCAtcacaaaggtgggaagaacaTAAACTTGAATACAGCCAAAACATGAGCCGTCCCTTCAACTCTGTAAACTCTCATGTTTCTTCAAGTCGAGTAACAAGTTCTTTGGGGCATAATTTAAACCAAACAAATGCAGCTTGCAGCAACAGTGTTGATGCCTCATTTGTTGGCCAACTGAGTGGAGCTCCCCCATCAATCATCCAGTGCACTAATGTTGACACAAGATTGAAGTCAAATGATGCCTACATGTTGGAGCTAATGAAGTCCCGAGATGGATTTATTCAGAATAATTTTGGCACCTTGGATGACATAATGGTCCCAATGGTCAAAAGG TTTCTGATGCAGGAACAAAATGAACCGACATTTATAGATGGAGAAATGGGATTTGAGGCTTACCCCGTTGGAtcatgtatctga
- the LOC107478532 gene encoding two-component response regulator ARR12 isoform X2 — protein sequence MTVEDQIDRFPVGMRVLAVDDDPTCLKVLENLLRKCQYQVTTTNQAIEALRMLRENRNKFDLVISDVNMPDMDGFKLLELVGLEMDLPVIMLSGHSDTKLVMKGVTHGAVDYLLKPVRIEELKNIWQHVVRRKNFDPRDQNKGSNDKRGPNAAGEGNQSIISEDGSDQNKNLGKKRKDQTEEEEDDGEDNGEDNDDPSSQKKPRVVWSVELHRKFVAAVNQLGLDKAVPKKILDLMNVEGLTRENVASHLQKYRLYLKKATQQASMVAALGNTESYLRIGSIDAYAEFCTSSGPGKIPNPALQSYASSGIFGRLNSPANLSMRGISASTLIQPPVQPQNLNSTLSPLGNIQASIFPANQTSSLLQGIPTSIELNQSKQNNCTTGITQVNQVSCSGFTAASGFRDRRLTVGTASNALPSAACNSPQTHNSGAFRNQPPVRPASLGTDSFDAGICGPSNMLDYNRCNKNWQNAEQLSKLPANPLPLCEPFNNDPLPPTGINVANTSTRIGNSPVDYSSRVAISVPLEDTRNELQRQEGLIENIVQPSSYTTPSQRWEEHKLEYSQNMSRPFNSVNSHVSSSRVTSSLGHNLNQTNAACSNSVDASFVGQLSGAPPSIIQCTNVDTRLKSNDAYMLELMKSRDGFIQNNFGTLDDIMVPMVKREQNEPTFIDGEMGFEAYPVGSCI from the exons ATGACCGTGGAGGACCAAATTGACCGGTTCCCCGTGGGTATGCGTGTTCTCGCTGTGGATGATGACCCAACTTGCCTCAAAGTCTTGGAGAATCTCCTTCGCAAATGCCAATACCAAG ttACTACAACTAATCAAGCAATTGAGGCGCTGAGAATGTTGAGGGAAAACAGGAACAAGTTTGACCTCGTCATTAGCGATGTGAATATGCCTGACATGGATGGATTTAAGCTCCTTGAGTTGGTGGGGCTTGAAATGGACTTACCTGTGATCA TGTTGTCTGGACACAGTGACACAAAGCTGGTGATGAAGGGTGTTACACATGGTGCAGTTGACTATTTGCTGAAACCTGTTCGGATTGAAGAGCTGAAGAACATTTGGCAACATGTTGTCCGAAGGAAGAACTTTGATCCCAGGGATCAGAATAAGGGTTCCAATGACAAAAGGGGTCCCAATGCTGCTGGGGAAGGTAATCAAAGTATTATATCAGAAGACGGCAGTGACCAGAATAAAAATCTTGGCAAAAAACGAAAGGACCAgactgaagaagaggaagatgatggTGAAGACAATGGAGAGGATAATGATGATCCTTCATCACAAAAGAAGCCTCGTGTTGTTTGGTCTGTCGAGCTTCATAGAAAATTTGTTGCAGCAGTTAATCAACTTGGCCTTGATA AGGCTGTCCCTAAGAAAATACTTGATCTGATGAATGTTGAAGGACTTACTAGGGAAAATGTGGCAAGCCATCTGCAG aAATATAGGCTCTACCTGAAAAAGGCAACCCAGCAAGCTAGCATGGTTGCTGCATTGGGTAATACCGAATCATACCTGAGGATCGGTTCAATAGATGCATATGCAGAGTTTTGCACCTCTTCTGGTCCAGGAAAGATTCCAAACCCTGCATTGCAATCATATGCCTCGAGTGGTATTTTTGGCAGGCTGAATTCCCCAGCTAACTTGAGCATGAGAGGCATTAGTGCTTCCACTCTAATTCAGCCTCCTGTTCAGCCTCAAAACCTGAACAGCACCTTGAGCCCTCTGGGTAACATTCAGGCATCAATATTTCCGGCAAATCAAACCTCAAGTTTATTGCAAGGAATTCCAACAtcaattgagcttaatcagtcTAAGCAAAACAACTGTACAACAGGTATAACACAAGTAAATCAAGTTAGTTGTAGTGGATTTACTGCTGCCTCTGGCTTCCGTGACCGTAGGCTTACAGTTGGTACAGCAAGCAATGCTCTACCTTCAGCCGCCTGTAATTCACCACAAACACATAATTCAGGAGCATTTAGAAATCAGCCTCCTGTTAGACCGGCTTCTTTAGGCACGGATTCCTTTGATGCTGGAATTTGTGGGCCTTCTAATATGTTGGATTATAATCGGTGTAACAAAAACTGGCAGAATGCAGAACAGTTGTCTAAACTTCCTGCCAATCCCTTGCCACTGTGTGAGCCGTTCAATAATGATCCACTCCCTCCCACTGGCATAAATGTTGCCAACACAAGTACTCGTATTGGTAACAGTCCTGTTGATTATTCATCCAGAGTCGCGATTTCTGTTCCTTTGGAGGATACAAGAAATGAGCTGCAGCGCCAAGAAGGCTTAATTGAAAATATTGTACAGCCTTCAAGTTATACAACACCAtcacaaaggtgggaagaacaTAAACTTGAATACAGCCAAAACATGAGCCGTCCCTTCAACTCTGTAAACTCTCATGTTTCTTCAAGTCGAGTAACAAGTTCTTTGGGGCATAATTTAAACCAAACAAATGCAGCTTGCAGCAACAGTGTTGATGCCTCATTTGTTGGCCAACTGAGTGGAGCTCCCCCATCAATCATCCAGTGCACTAATGTTGACACAAGATTGAAGTCAAATGATGCCTACATGTTGGAGCTAATGAAGTCCCGAGATGGATTTATTCAGAATAATTTTGGCACCTTGGATGACATAATGGTCCCAATGGTCAAAAGG GAACAAAATGAACCGACATTTATAGATGGAGAAATGGGATTTGAGGCTTACCCCGTTGGAtcatgtatctga